ATCAtacgtatcccccccccccccagaatcAGTCTCCAAGACGTGCCTCCTCACATTGATTTCCATGGCATCTGATTGCATGGCGACATGCGAATAGTTCGACTAGCTCTCGAGTAGCAACCGAAGGAAAAAAGATTAAGCTATCATTGTGGTCCTTATACCCGCACCTCCGCCACCAAATACTGATGTCTTGGACATATCCCCGCCGCTATTCACGCTTAGAGTTGATCTCCGACGTCTAAATCTATGTGGGCCAATTTTATGGCGTGATGTCGGTTGCGTTTATACACGCAACGACAAGAAGAAAAAGATTCACTCGCTAAATCTCTCGAGAAAGATTTTTCTCATTAATTTTTCTAGTGTAATAAAGTGGCTCACTATTTTTTTTTCAAACAATTGGATCATTATAATttactttttttttgagacaacatTATAATTTACTTAATTTGAGAAAGTTTGGCTCATTTTTTTTTTGGAGATCAAGCTGGACATGGGTCTCCGGAACTAGGCCCAGCGGGCCTGGCCCGCTGCCACACGCATTCGCGGACTCGTGACCTTTCCAGAAAGACTCCAAACCCTCGGCACCCACGGCAGCAACAGTTCCTCACCCAGCCCAACAAACCCGCCCCGGCGCTCGCCACCGTCCCCGACCAGCGAaaccgcctcccgctcctccccacctccctcctcctccaccCTCTCTCGGCCTCGTCGCGGTCGCGGACGCCTCCTCCAGCTGCTCGGTTTCCTCCTCCGAGGCCCTCTCCCTCGACGTCTCCTGGTAAGGCCCGCCTCCTTCTCCCCCGAATCCCGCTCCGCCGCGTCACTGGGTGCGCGcgtgcttgcttgcttgcttaatCGCGTGGTGTCGGTGGACTGGTGGGTTTCTCTCTCTGTCCCCGAATCGGATCCGCGGCGCCGCTCTTGTGTGTTTCTCCGCCGCAATGCTCGGATTCTTCATGTGTTGGCGGTGGAGGTTTTCCCTGTCCTCCGCCTCGCTGGCGTTTCTCGGTTGCTTTTCCACCGAATGTTCGATCTCTTctcgacttgttggtgaagtttttTCTCGTTCTCCGATTTTTCAGGATTTTTTGCTTCAGGAAAGTTTATGGCGCTGCTAATTCTAGTCCGTATGGTTCTGTTTTGGGGGTTCAGAATTCACTTGACTCATTCTTGTTGTTTCTTAGTTTCCAGGTGACAGGCGCGTGATGGTAGAGGAGAAGAGGGAGAGGGCGGAGGAGGTGTCCGACAGCCCGCAGAAATCTCCGCGCCTGGACCCGCTGGCTGCGGCCGTGGCAGGTCCTGAATGCAGCGACGCGCCTGCGTCTCCGACGGAGTCGAGCGACGAGTGGCCATCGTCCGGGGAATCGGAAGCGGGGACCAGCAGCGACAGTACCGGCGACGGCGGGCGGTGCGAGCACATACGCTTGGACCGCGAACTCCTGGATATGCACGTGTATTATCTCACGGAGCAGCGGGCGGTGCTCCGGACGTGCCATCTTAGTAAGTGCAAGACGACCTGCAAGGGCAACGAAGGGATGATGAAGTGCATAGACTGCTCCAGATTCTTCTGCTCTGGGTGGCCGGTGAACAGGGAAAGTCCGCAGGAACATGCCCTCTGGCACGCCGGCGAGAACACGCATTGGGTTGCTCAGTGGTGCGATGAACCGAATTTGGGATACTGCTTCTTGTGTGCGCGCGGTATGAGGCTCAGTGACCGGAGCGAAGATGACTATGCAGTGGCGGCCAGAAACAAAAAGGATCAGCAAGGACTGGGGGATAGCGTTGCAAAGGATGGGTGCGAGACGGGGGGCAAGAACCCGCAGAACCCTGAGAACCTGGACCTGCCTGCGTCCAAGGCACCTGTGTTGTTGAGCGAGTCGCCATCGACGGGGGAAGCGGAGGAGACCAGCGACTGCACATACGACATTGGGTCGTGCGAGCACTTGTTCAAGGACAGGGAGGAGCTGGATGATATGGTGCTTGATATCAAGACCGCCGAGAAGCTCCCAGAGTGCGAGCATTTCCTGTGCACGACCACCTGCACCTGGAGGGGAGCTGCTGCTAGGTTCATGGTGTGCACGGAGTGCACCTCTACTTTCTGCACCGGGGAGAAGGGGGGCATGGAAAATCCGCAGGGACACGCCCGCTTGCACGCCACCAGGGACTACCATTGGGTTGCTCTGTGGTACGATGAACCGTATAAGGGCTACTGCTTCGAGTGTGGGCACGTTCTGAAGCTCGGTCAGGACAAGCTGAGCGATGATGAGTGGGCAGCTCTGGCCAGAAATAAAAGGGTTGAGCGGGCAATGTTGGCCAGCAATGGATGGGATGTGTGGGGAATGGTGCCCGAGAGTTATGCAAAGGATTTGTGGGCAATAGTGACCGGCAATGATTCGTCTGGGTATGCTAATGGGAATGGCTGTGTTATCAGAGGGTTGCCGAATCTTGGAAACACATGCTACATGAATGCACTGCTTCAGTGCCTCCTTGCGCTCGGTGAGCTGAGGACAACGATTTTAGGACCGGGTGCTCGGCTGGGGAGCATTGGTCTGCACCTGAAGCAATTATTTGTGGAGACAAGCAGCACAAATGATGCCAGGCACGCGCTGGATCCAGAGATGCTATTGGAATGTATGCGGGTGTTTAATCCACAGTTCAAGGGCTCTTATATGCAGGACAGCCAAGAATTTCTTACATCTTTGCGCACTGCTTTGGAGGAGGAGACGAAGAACCTAAACAAATTTCATGGGGGTGCAGAGTTTCGTCCAATTGGCAATTCCATTTTCGGGGGCTGGCTGCGTCAGACCTTATACTGCATAAGTTGCTCAACTAAATCAGTTTTGGATCTGCAATTCGAGGAGCTCCAACTGGCACTGCCATCAAAGGATTGTCCAGCCAGAAGTGTTACGTTACCA
The sequence above is drawn from the Triticum aestivum cultivar Chinese Spring chromosome 7A, IWGSC CS RefSeq v2.1, whole genome shotgun sequence genome and encodes:
- the LOC123151696 gene encoding ubiquitin carboxyl-terminal hydrolase 16 — protein: MVEEKRERAEEVSDSPQKSPRLDPLAAAVAGPECSDAPASPTESSDEWPSSGESEAGTSSDSTGDGGRCEHIRLDRELLDMHVYYLTEQRAVLRTCHLSKCKTTCKGNEGMMKCIDCSRFFCSGWPVNRESPQEHALWHAGENTHWVAQWCDEPNLGYCFLCARGMRLSDRSEDDYAVAARNKKDQQGLGDSVAKDGCETGGKNPQNPENLDLPASKAPVLLSESPSTGEAEETSDCTYDIGSCEHLFKDREELDDMVLDIKTAEKLPECEHFLCTTTCTWRGAAARFMVCTECTSTFCTGEKGGMENPQGHARLHATRDYHWVALWYDEPYKGYCFECGHVLKLGQDKLSDDEWAALARNKRVERAMLASNGWDVWGMVPESYAKDLWAIVTGNDSSGYANGNGCVIRGLPNLGNTCYMNALLQCLLALGELRTTILGPGARLGSIGLHLKQLFVETSSTNDARHALDPEMLLECMRVFNPQFKGSYMQDSQEFLTSLRTALEEETKNLNKFHGGAEFRPIGNSIFGGWLRQTLYCISCSTKSVLDLQFEELQLALPSKDCPARSVTLPPMARSGGSPTKTRKALFQQTDMTDGEKIQTIAEGCDSQFPGSEFGDEAMEKIPKPSQVDSTKVEDVAHGRLQTQKNDVPREIIEVPIKALDFIPNLFDDTEGMDESIVDPHSPKDTGPPPLVDIEAKENTYSVEPTTEDKGRAQISDITDDEAVHMNSVASLEDCLTLLCYCPMGWKCGNCSKVVELPRTNGSENGEPMIASTNANPTVEGDQTELSDRKTCPSERSNDLNSLSVECNSPSRQPHGSDAHHQVILSENRVCEEITSGMSYDEKNSASCCTTNRKPESQEGVQEAAPSSFPTHKQTDLLSTQGNQDTSKGTGKQVKLDDHSAQQAEENQSEQKHGTGGFQIQLVTKLPPVLTIQLKRFTNALSKTRGHVSFKEILHVEPFMDPSSEDKGNSSYRLVGVIVHHGHALNVGHYVAYVRAGRKEQSSGSSLWVCATDRDIKEVPLEEVLGCEAYMLFYERMDDRGISGSLPTN